A window of Arcobacter acticola genomic DNA:
AGCTTTGAAACAATTAGGCTTAAATCTTCAAAGGGATGAATATCAAGAAATAATGGCAAGGGGTGGCACAGCTTGGGAACTTGCAATAAATGCTGGAATCACAACAGAAATTATAGATAAGAAAAGAGTTCAAAGGGATAATTATTACCAAGAGTTTTTACATACAAAAAATCTAGAAATATCAAATGTAAAAAAAGTTCTAAAAAATCTTTCAAAAAAATATAAGATGGCAATAGTAACCACATCAAGAAGAGTAGATTTTGAGCTTATTCATAAAAACAGAGGAATAAGTGACTATATGCAGTTTGTATTATGTGTTGAAGACTACGAAAGAGCTAAACCCTATCCCCTGATCCATATTTAAAAGGTTTAGAGCTATTAAAAGCATCTGCTAAGGATACTATTGTAGTTGAAGATTCACAAAGGGGATTGATTTCTGCAGTTAATGCAAATATAGAGTGTGTAATTGTAAAAAATGAATTTACAAAAACACACGATTTTTCAAAGGCTAACTATTTTATAGACACTTTAGAGCAACTAGAAACTATTTTAAATTAGTTTTTAATTGCTAAATTTATATACTCTTCTAAACTTTCTTTTGAAGTTTTACCAACAAACTTTTTCACAAATCTACCCTCTTTTGTAAATAGAAACATTTCAGGAATTTTTTTAACATCACCTAATTGTTTTGCTAATTTAAAATTTTCATCTCCTACTGTAACAGGATATTCTATTCCATGTTCTTTTATAAAATCTAAAATCTCTTGTTTTGGTTTATCTTTTTCAAATAAAACAGAAACTATTTCAAAATCATCTTTATACTTTTCTCTAAGCTCTTTTAAAATAGGAAGTTCTTCAATACATGGTGGACACCATGTAGCAAAAACATCAACTAAAACTGCTTTTTTACCCTTATACTCTTCAAAATCTAAACCTTGAGTTGTACTTTTCAAAGTAATAAATTTTTCATCTGTTGTAAGTAGTGTGAAGTTTTCTGAAACAAACTCAACCGGTGCACTATTTTGGTGTGTACCTGGTTTTACCATTGCACTTTCGTCAATTGTTGTTTTAGTATCACAAGCACTAAATAAAAGACCAGTAACCATTAAACCTATTAATAAACTTTTTTTCATTATTTACCCAAACCTGACAATTCTTGTATTAAATTCTTAGCTTCAATTTCATCAAAAAATATATTCATAGAAAGTTCATAATTTACTCTTTTTATAAACTTTATTCTTTCTTGAAATTGTAATTCTTTATTATCTTTATTCTCTTCTAAAATATTTAGAAGTTCCTCTT
This region includes:
- a CDS encoding HAD family hydrolase; translated protein: MKKYILFDNDGVGETENWYYEANKKALKQLGLNLQRDEYQEIMARGGTAWELAINAGITTEIIDKKRVQRDNYYQEFLHTKNLEISNVKKVLKNLSKKYKMAIVTTSRRVDFELIHKNRGISDYMQFVLCVEDYERAKPYPLIHI
- a CDS encoding TlpA family protein disulfide reductase, which codes for MKKSLLIGLMVTGLLFSACDTKTTIDESAMVKPGTHQNSAPVEFVSENFTLLTTDEKFITLKSTTQGLDFEEYKGKKAVLVDVFATWCPPCIEELPILKELREKYKDDFEIVSVLFEKDKPKQEILDFIKEHGIEYPVTVGDENFKLAKQLGDVKKIPEMFLFTKEGRFVKKFVGKTSKESLEEYINLAIKN